In one window of Streptomyces griseus subsp. griseus DNA:
- a CDS encoding M20 family metallopeptidase, with translation MTVPGTDRGATPGGEVADERLGALKAAVRDRVMKNAETLVGLSRRIHADPETAFGEHRAAARCAQLLAARGFDVTAPAHGLETAFRATIGSGPVTVAIACEYDALPGLGHACGHNLIAAAGIGAALGLAPYADDLGLTVRVLGTPAEERGAGKALLLEAGAFDGVDAAMMVHPCPFELADFRSFALGTLDVTYTGRSAHPSLNPHEGRNAADALTVAQVALGLLRHQLPSQWRVHGITTAAGTSPNVIPDRATATYEIRALAAEDLRELRQRVEDCFRAGALATGCEVTLEQPEPDYLDFRGDAELLRLWTANARELGRAESVERSPFACTDMGNVSHVVPSIHPVLDISGGACGPHEPEFVAAAVSPAAEQALLDGAVGMAWTAADFAAARRGAGTAAGTAAPTA, from the coding sequence ATGACCGTCCCCGGAACCGACCGTGGCGCGACACCGGGCGGCGAGGTGGCCGACGAGCGTCTCGGAGCCCTGAAAGCCGCCGTCCGGGACAGGGTCATGAAGAACGCCGAGACCCTGGTCGGCCTCAGCAGACGCATCCACGCCGACCCCGAGACGGCCTTCGGGGAACACCGCGCCGCCGCGCGCTGCGCTCAACTCCTGGCCGCGCGCGGGTTCGATGTCACCGCGCCCGCCCACGGTCTGGAGACGGCGTTCCGCGCCACGATCGGTTCGGGGCCCGTCACCGTCGCGATCGCCTGCGAGTACGACGCGCTGCCGGGCCTCGGCCACGCCTGCGGCCACAACCTGATCGCCGCCGCCGGGATCGGCGCGGCGCTCGGCCTCGCTCCGTACGCCGACGACCTCGGCCTGACGGTAAGGGTTCTGGGCACGCCCGCCGAGGAGCGCGGCGCGGGCAAGGCGCTTCTGCTGGAGGCCGGGGCGTTCGACGGGGTGGACGCCGCGATGATGGTCCACCCCTGCCCCTTCGAGCTGGCCGACTTCCGCTCGTTCGCCCTCGGCACTCTCGACGTCACCTACACCGGCCGCTCCGCCCACCCCAGCCTCAACCCGCACGAGGGCCGCAACGCCGCCGACGCGCTCACGGTCGCCCAGGTCGCCCTGGGGCTGCTGCGCCACCAACTGCCCTCCCAGTGGCGGGTGCACGGCATCACGACTGCGGCCGGCACTTCGCCCAACGTGATACCCGACCGGGCCACCGCCACGTACGAGATCCGCGCGCTCGCCGCCGAGGACCTGCGGGAGCTGCGGCAGCGCGTCGAGGACTGCTTCCGGGCCGGGGCGCTCGCCACCGGGTGCGAAGTGACCTTGGAACAGCCCGAACCCGACTACCTCGACTTCCGGGGCGACGCGGAGCTGCTGCGGCTCTGGACCGCCAACGCCCGCGAGCTCGGCCGCGCCGAGTCCGTGGAGCGGTCGCCCTTCGCCTGTACGGACATGGGCAACGTCTCGCACGTGGTGCCGTCCATCCACCCGGTGCTGGACATCAGCGGGGGAGCGTGCGGGCCGCACGAGCCCGAGTTCGTCGCCGCCGCCGTCTCCCCGGCGGCCGAACAGGCCCTGCTGGACGGCGCGGTGGGCATGGCGTGGACGGCGGCGGACTTCGCGGCTGCTCGAAGAGGCGCCGGAACCGCTGCCGGAACCGCCGCCCCGACGGCCTGA